The window GCAATCCATTCAAGCTCTCATTTTTCTTTTTATCGAATACAAACTACCCAAAAACTTTTATCCGATCCATGCAATACTTAAAACAGTATAGTTGAATGTTTTAATAGTTTTAAAAATAAACGGGGGCATTCGGATCCAGGAAATATTCCAGGGAGTGTTCAGGAAACTTTTTTTGTTTCGATTTATCTCTCGGGCTTGGAAGGCTGCACCCCTCTGCTCCATCATATCAAAAGGAGGGCTAACTTGGGGATTAAAAATTATATAAAAATGTTATGTATATTTCTAGTACTCGGATTACTCTGCGAAACTGCAGCCGCACAGGTTTCAGGGTCAGAAGGTAACCGCATCTGGGATGAAAACTCAGACCAGAACCTCACATATACCTGGACGCCTCAGACGTACTCGGGTTTTTACTATGACCTTGATACCGGGGAAGGCTCCGAGACTATGACGGTCCAGCTTACCAGCGGTAGCCGGAGTATCGATAGAAATGGATTGCAGTATGAGACAAGACCCATTAATACGCAATTCGAATTTGGGAACTGGGGTTCCTATCAGGTTATAGGGTTTATGGCAGAACGGTATTTTGCGGGATACACCGAAAATTCCAGCTTCATAAAGGACGATGTCAGTGTTATTTCGGACGGGCAGCTTTCGAAGATCCTGATTGATAGTAATGACAAAAAATCCCTTTACACGGGCTCTTCCCTCATACTTGAAGAAGGTTATTCCCTGAACATTGTAGAAGTAGACGTAAATGGGAATACAGTATGGGTACAGCTCGAAAAGGACGGAAATGTGATAGATGATGGCTTCCTCTCTGCCAACAATGACTATGTTTATAAAACCCAGCTTGGGGACACAGAAGATGTACCTCTCATTGCAGTCCATTTAGCTCAGGTCTTCAGCGGTACGGAAACAAATGCGGTTTTTGTTGATGGGATTTTCCAGATATCGGACAAATACGTCCAGATTGAGAACGGGGACAGATTCGGGAAAATGGAAATAAGCTCCACTTCAAGTTCCGGAATCGCAATGAAAAACCGGGATTCTATCACCCTCAGCAAGGGAAATACTATCGACATAATGGGAAAACTTGGCTTTGTTGTGGCTGATGCCAGCGAACTCCGCTTTGCCCCCATAGTCGAGACTTCCGAGCCCGGGACCTATGAATTGAGGGGAACGGTCTACGATGAAGCGTCTAATACAACTGTCTGGACCCCTTTCAACTTTGAAGGCTTCTATTACAACATCGATGAAAATATCTCCACCGAAAGCCTGACCCTCAAAGGAGGAATCAATGGGAGATCAATTAATGACGAAGATCTTGTTTATTCCTCCACCCCCGCTCTTGTGAAATTCGAGCACGGAGGCTGGGGAAGCTATGAAGTTGTCGGGTTCATGGCAGATAAGTATTTTGCAGGCTATCCGGATAATACTCTTGGAAATTCAAAGAGCGTGAGTGTACTTTCGGACGATATCCTCGCAAAAGTCCTGATCGATGACGATAACAAAAAGTCGATGTTTACGGGCTCTTCAATGGCTCTCGAGAATGGCTACTCGCTCAAGGCATCAGAAGTTGATGTTAACGGAGAAAGAGTTCTCTTTGAGCTCTATAAAGACGGGAAGCTGCTGGATTCTGGAATAGTTGCCCAGAATGGGGACTATGTCTACGAAGCAAACATTGGAGGAGCTGAAGATGTCCCGATGATCGCAGTCCACGTAAGCACGGTCTTCAGGTCGCAGGAAACGGATGCTGTGTTTATAGAAGGGGTCTTCCAGATCTCAGACGATTACCTTGAGCTTTCCCAGGGCGACTCGTTCGGCAGGATGGAAGTAAGTACTATTTCCAGCTCAGGAATCATAATGAAAAACAAGGACTCGATTTCCCTCTCAAAGGGCAATACCATTGACCTGATGGGCAATGTTAAGTTCAAGGTAGCTGATTCATCTACTCTGCGCTTCTATCCCTTTGTTGAATTTGAGAGCGCTGCACAGGACCAGCTGGAAATAGAAATTCCAGAGGTATTTGTGGTCGGACAGCCAGCAGAAATTCGGGTCACAGCAAGGAACATTTCAGTCAGCGATGTTGACATCCTCTTTGAAGGTAAGAGCATCGGAACCACAGGAGATGGCGGAAATCTTACGTACACTCCAGTTCAAGCAGGCAGTTTCACATTATCTGCAAACAAGGCAGGGTATATCTCCGGAACTAAGGATGTGGACATTGTCGGAGCAGGTGTCATGAAGCTGTTGCTCTCAGTCTCTCCGAAAACCGTCAGGGTAGGGGACCAGATAAGTATGAAGGTTGCCGACTCTGTAGGAAATAAACCTGTCTCCGGAGTGGATGTTTACTTCGGCGGACAGAAGATTGAAGGACAGACTGGTGCAAACGGTAGTGTATCTTACTGGGTAACTTCTCCGGGTACATATACGGTAAATGCTACAAAGGCAGGTTATGAAGAAGGAAAAACGGTTATTGAGGTTTCTGAAGACAAAGCCAATTTTGAATATTCTGACCTCTCAATCGAGCCTGCTTCTGTTAAGGGCGGAGACGCAGTTGCAATTAAGGTGAACGTTGCAAACACCGGCAATATTGCCGGAGAAACCAAAGTTGAACTGCTGATCAACAACGAATCCGTAGATTCCAACACCACAAGCCTGGAAGCTGGTGCGAGTACAGTGGTCGAATTCTCCCATACCGAGAAAACAGCAGGAACATATACGGTTGGGGTAGGAGATCTGAGCGGAAGTTATGACGTAACGAAGTCAACTCCTTTCCTCGGCGGCACTGCAACTCTCGGAATACTAGCCATGGCGTTTATACTGCTCCGGAAAAGAAGGGACTGAACCAGGTTTAGTA is drawn from Methanosarcina lacustris Z-7289 and contains these coding sequences:
- a CDS encoding S-layer protein domain-containing protein, with translation MLCIFLVLGLLCETAAAQVSGSEGNRIWDENSDQNLTYTWTPQTYSGFYYDLDTGEGSETMTVQLTSGSRSIDRNGLQYETRPINTQFEFGNWGSYQVIGFMAERYFAGYTENSSFIKDDVSVISDGQLSKILIDSNDKKSLYTGSSLILEEGYSLNIVEVDVNGNTVWVQLEKDGNVIDDGFLSANNDYVYKTQLGDTEDVPLIAVHLAQVFSGTETNAVFVDGIFQISDKYVQIENGDRFGKMEISSTSSSGIAMKNRDSITLSKGNTIDIMGKLGFVVADASELRFAPIVETSEPGTYELRGTVYDEASNTTVWTPFNFEGFYYNIDENISTESLTLKGGINGRSINDEDLVYSSTPALVKFEHGGWGSYEVVGFMADKYFAGYPDNTLGNSKSVSVLSDDILAKVLIDDDNKKSMFTGSSMALENGYSLKASEVDVNGERVLFELYKDGKLLDSGIVAQNGDYVYEANIGGAEDVPMIAVHVSTVFRSQETDAVFIEGVFQISDDYLELSQGDSFGRMEVSTISSSGIIMKNKDSISLSKGNTIDLMGNVKFKVADSSTLRFYPFVEFESAAQDQLEIEIPEVFVVGQPAEIRVTARNISVSDVDILFEGKSIGTTGDGGNLTYTPVQAGSFTLSANKAGYISGTKDVDIVGAGVMKLLLSVSPKTVRVGDQISMKVADSVGNKPVSGVDVYFGGQKIEGQTGANGSVSYWVTSPGTYTVNATKAGYEEGKTVIEVSEDKANFEYSDLSIEPASVKGGDAVAIKVNVANTGNIAGETKVELLINNESVDSNTTSLEAGASTVVEFSHTEKTAGTYTVGVGDLSGSYDVTKSTPFLGGTATLGILAMAFILLRKRRD